The following proteins come from a genomic window of Paenibacillus swuensis:
- the spoIVB gene encoding SpoIVB peptidase, giving the protein MISIKRKQLLGLLLVFLVCLISTSPPFQSFASFPEKLRLFTGEHKSLRLSMPVNAMVTVDHPEILAVNGVKGSFSRVNLNRPLNLQTHKAGHAHMQLKLFGKIPLKTVEVNVVPDLKVIPGGQTIGVKIKSAGILVVGHHLVKSTGDVKTSPGETANVLLGDLITAIDGIYINDVSKVAEVVDRAGAEGKKLKLTIKRNGQMIETEIQPALDTEDQAYRLGLYIRDSAAGVGTLTFYAPDQGVYGALGHVITDMDTQTAIEVGDGQVVHSTVTSISKSFNGEPGEKKATLFRDGKVLGNIEKNTHFGIFGKMNEFPEHGMLNKALPVAFAEDVKEGPAEILTVVNGQDVEKYSIEIVHVAKQRYAATKGMVIRITDKRLIDKTGGIVQGMSGSPIIQQGKLVGAVTHVFVNDPTSGYGCFIEWMLQDAGVMVKPTINLEAS; this is encoded by the coding sequence TTGATTTCTATCAAGCGCAAACAGTTGTTAGGCCTGCTGCTCGTCTTCCTCGTTTGCCTGATTTCCACATCCCCTCCTTTCCAGAGCTTCGCGAGCTTCCCGGAGAAGCTTCGGCTGTTTACCGGTGAACACAAGAGCCTGAGGCTCTCCATGCCGGTGAACGCAATGGTAACCGTAGATCATCCCGAAATTCTCGCTGTTAACGGCGTCAAGGGTTCATTCTCACGTGTAAATTTGAACCGGCCGTTAAATTTACAGACGCACAAAGCGGGACATGCTCACATGCAATTGAAATTATTCGGTAAAATTCCTCTCAAGACGGTCGAAGTTAATGTCGTTCCTGATTTGAAAGTGATACCCGGCGGCCAAACGATCGGCGTAAAAATTAAATCAGCCGGTATTTTGGTGGTCGGGCATCATCTGGTTAAAAGTACGGGGGATGTAAAAACATCGCCAGGGGAAACAGCGAATGTATTGCTGGGTGATCTGATTACAGCCATTGACGGTATTTACATTAATGATGTGTCCAAAGTGGCGGAGGTTGTGGACCGCGCCGGAGCCGAAGGCAAGAAATTGAAGCTTACCATTAAGCGTAACGGTCAAATGATCGAAACGGAAATTCAGCCCGCATTAGACACCGAGGATCAAGCATACAGGTTAGGTCTGTACATTAGAGACTCGGCTGCGGGGGTTGGGACATTAACATTTTATGCACCGGACCAAGGCGTCTACGGCGCTCTGGGGCATGTAATTACGGATATGGATACGCAGACCGCAATCGAAGTGGGTGACGGGCAAGTAGTTCATTCCACAGTTACTTCAATATCCAAAAGCTTTAACGGAGAACCCGGAGAGAAAAAAGCGACTTTATTCCGGGACGGCAAGGTGTTAGGCAACATCGAAAAAAATACGCACTTTGGCATTTTTGGAAAAATGAACGAGTTTCCGGAGCACGGCATGTTGAACAAGGCGTTGCCGGTCGCTTTTGCAGAAGATGTGAAAGAAGGACCTGCCGAAATTTTGACGGTTGTAAACGGACAAGACGTAGAGAAGTACAGTATTGAAATTGTCCATGTTGCCAAACAAAGATATGCAGCTACGAAGGGGATGGTCATCCGTATTACGGATAAGCGTCTGATCGATAAAACCGGAGGCATTGTGCAGGGGATGAGCGGAAGTCCGATTATACAGCAAGGAAAGCTCGTGGGCGCGGTGACTCATGTTTTCGTAAACGATCCGACATCAGGATACGGTTGCTTCATTGAGTGGATGCTTCAAGATGCAGGCGTTATGGTAAAACCAACAATTAATCTTGAGGCGAGTTAG
- the ahrC gene encoding transcriptional regulator AhrC/ArgR translates to MKAQRHMKIREIIMNGDIDTQDELASELSKAGLNVTQATISRDIKEMHLIKVPMADGRYKYSVPAEQKYNPVQKLKRALTDNFLSIDDTENMIVMKSLPGTANAIGAQIDNLEWPGIMGTICGDDTILIICKTREQCQGAVKQILDMIS, encoded by the coding sequence ATGAAGGCGCAAAGACATATGAAAATCAGAGAAATCATCATGAACGGCGATATAGATACACAGGATGAACTGGCCTCTGAGCTGAGCAAGGCAGGCTTGAATGTGACACAGGCGACGATTTCGCGCGATATTAAAGAAATGCATTTAATTAAAGTGCCGATGGCTGACGGGAGATATAAGTATTCGGTTCCCGCCGAGCAGAAGTACAATCCGGTACAGAAATTAAAGAGGGCGCTGACCGACAATTTTTTGTCCATTGATGATACTGAAAATATGATTGTCATGAAAAGCTTACCCGGTACGGCCAACGCGATCGGGGCGCAGATTGATAATCTTGAATGGCCCGGCATTATGGGCACCATCTGCGGCGATGATACGATCCTTATTATTTGCAAAACGAGGGAGCAGTGTCAAGGCGCGGTTAAACAAATTCTGGACATGATATCGTAA
- the recN gene encoding DNA repair protein RecN, whose protein sequence is MLIEISIKNLAVIESVRVTFHRGFHVLTGETGAGKSIIIDALSLIVGGRGSSDLVRYGCDKAEIEAMFELSGEHPVWETLQAQGIEADASEHLIIRREVTSQGKSTSRVNGQLVNLTMLRLIGEELVNIHGQHEHQSLLKAEQHLQWLDLYGEESIAAAKHKYQTAYIQYSGTLKELHHLQETSKQALQMMDLYRFQMEEIAAAELKAGEDEWLAEEKRKLANAEKMAQSVTDSYDLLNGANRGLDSVRKAISKLEEITSYDPKALQPLLEQIQSAYFQLEDASYQLRDYSDEVEFNPARIDEIEQRLDLLASFRRKYGDNVEEILAYHTKISEEIELVENKDERIQQLEAVAERQLKEVIALAEALSTLRKQAADELAAKIEAELKDLQMGKTVLRVQLQRIPDPKGWEVGGQRLRFTREGLDTAEFMISPNPGEPLKSLSKIASGGEMSRIMLAMKSIFAKVDRIPVLVFDEVDTGVSGRAAQAIAEKMSALSASCQVFSITHLPQVACMADQHYEIRKEVDGGRTSTQVEHLDHTGRVEELARMLGGVEVTDTTLHHADEMISMANLKKTSGL, encoded by the coding sequence ATGTTAATTGAAATATCTATTAAAAATTTAGCGGTTATAGAAAGCGTAAGAGTTACATTTCATCGTGGATTTCATGTGCTGACAGGGGAAACCGGCGCGGGTAAATCCATTATTATCGATGCTTTGAGTTTAATTGTAGGCGGCAGAGGATCCTCTGATTTAGTGCGCTATGGTTGCGATAAGGCGGAGATTGAAGCCATGTTTGAACTCAGCGGGGAGCACCCGGTTTGGGAAACGTTGCAGGCTCAAGGCATTGAAGCGGATGCAAGCGAGCATCTGATTATTCGCAGGGAAGTTACCTCGCAGGGCAAAAGTACGAGCCGGGTGAACGGACAACTTGTGAACCTGACGATGCTTCGACTGATTGGTGAAGAGCTCGTCAATATCCACGGCCAACATGAGCATCAGTCGCTGCTTAAAGCCGAGCAGCATCTGCAGTGGCTGGATTTGTACGGTGAAGAGAGCATTGCTGCAGCCAAGCATAAGTATCAAACCGCGTATATCCAATATTCCGGTACGCTTAAAGAGTTGCATCATCTACAGGAAACAAGTAAACAAGCGCTGCAAATGATGGATCTTTATCGATTTCAAATGGAGGAGATCGCCGCTGCGGAGCTAAAAGCCGGGGAAGATGAATGGTTAGCGGAAGAAAAGCGAAAACTAGCAAATGCCGAGAAAATGGCGCAATCGGTAACAGACAGCTACGATCTTCTCAATGGAGCCAACCGCGGTTTGGATTCCGTTCGTAAAGCGATAAGTAAGCTTGAAGAGATTACCTCCTATGATCCAAAGGCTTTACAGCCATTGTTGGAGCAGATTCAATCGGCTTATTTCCAATTGGAAGATGCTTCTTATCAACTGAGGGATTACTCGGATGAAGTGGAATTTAATCCTGCCCGCATAGATGAAATCGAACAACGATTGGATTTATTAGCGTCTTTCCGACGCAAATACGGTGATAATGTGGAAGAAATTTTAGCTTATCACACGAAAATATCGGAAGAGATCGAACTCGTTGAAAATAAAGATGAGCGAATCCAACAGCTTGAAGCCGTTGCGGAGCGTCAGTTGAAAGAAGTTATCGCATTAGCCGAAGCCCTTTCCACGCTGCGGAAACAAGCCGCGGATGAACTTGCCGCGAAAATTGAAGCGGAACTTAAGGACCTTCAGATGGGAAAAACCGTCTTAAGGGTGCAGCTTCAACGCATACCGGATCCCAAAGGTTGGGAGGTCGGAGGTCAACGGCTCCGGTTTACGCGCGAGGGCTTGGATACCGCTGAATTCATGATTTCTCCGAATCCGGGCGAACCCTTGAAATCACTCAGCAAAATCGCCTCAGGCGGCGAAATGTCCAGGATTATGCTTGCGATGAAATCCATTTTTGCCAAGGTGGACCGCATCCCTGTGCTTGTGTTTGATGAAGTGGATACGGGTGTCAGCGGGCGCGCCGCTCAAGCGATCGCGGAGAAAATGTCCGCTTTATCCGCTAGCTGCCAAGTATTCTCGATCACCCATTTACCGCAGGTCGCATGTATGGCTGATCAGCATTATGAAATTCGCAAAGAAGTGGATGGAGGTCGAACCTCCACACAAGTTGAGCATTTGGACCATACAGGACGTGTTGAAGAATTAGCGCGGATGCTGGGCGGGGTTGAAGTCACGGATACAACGCTCCATCATGCGGATGAGATGATTTCCATGGCAAATTTAAAGAAAACGAGCGGTTTATAA
- a CDS encoding TlyA family RNA methyltransferase — MSAGKERLDVLLVEQGYYESREKAKAAIMAGLVFVSDERMEKAGMKVSRDLPIRVKGALHPYVSRGGLKLEKAIQAFGLPMQDAVMLDIGSSTGGFTDCALQHGAAYVYAIDVGSNQLDWSLRSHERVHVMEKTNFRYLQPEALEGPQPNMASIDVSFISLKLILPALKQLLSPSSSSHVAALIKPQFEAGREKVGKHGVVREAKVHEEVLRTVLTFAEEIGFKLHGLTFSPITGGEGNIEFLAHFRLGDGSEGGAFQSPFEPLIGDTVEKANGTFKVKSSGPPEHV; from the coding sequence ATGTCAGCAGGAAAAGAACGGTTGGACGTATTGCTAGTAGAGCAGGGATATTATGAAAGCCGGGAGAAAGCGAAGGCCGCCATTATGGCCGGCCTTGTTTTCGTATCGGACGAGCGTATGGAGAAAGCGGGCATGAAAGTATCGAGGGATCTACCAATCCGTGTAAAGGGCGCCTTGCATCCCTACGTGAGCCGCGGCGGTCTGAAATTAGAGAAAGCCATTCAAGCGTTCGGCCTTCCGATGCAAGACGCCGTGATGCTCGATATTGGTTCATCCACGGGTGGATTTACGGATTGCGCGTTACAGCACGGCGCCGCCTATGTGTATGCCATTGATGTGGGGTCCAATCAACTGGATTGGTCTTTACGCAGTCATGAGCGTGTTCATGTGATGGAGAAGACAAACTTCCGATATCTGCAGCCCGAAGCGTTAGAGGGTCCACAGCCCAATATGGCTTCGATCGATGTATCGTTTATTTCCCTTAAATTAATTTTACCCGCGCTCAAACAACTATTGTCTCCCTCTTCATCATCCCATGTAGCCGCTTTAATCAAACCGCAATTCGAAGCTGGTCGCGAGAAAGTGGGCAAGCACGGCGTCGTCCGGGAAGCCAAGGTGCATGAAGAAGTGCTGCGAACCGTCTTAACTTTTGCGGAGGAGATTGGATTCAAGCTGCACGGACTCACCTTTTCCCCGATTACCGGCGGGGAGGGGAATATTGAATTTCTGGCCCACTTCCGTTTGGGTGATGGTAGTGAAGGCGGCGCATTTCAATCCCCGTTTGAACCGTTAATTGGTGATACGGTCGAGAAAGCGAACGGAACATTTAAAGTGAAATCATCAGGACCGCCGGAACACGTTTGA